In one window of Lynx canadensis isolate LIC74 chromosome B3, mLynCan4.pri.v2, whole genome shotgun sequence DNA:
- the NKX2-1 gene encoding homeobox protein Nkx-2.1 isoform X2 — translation MSMSPKHTTPFSVSDILSPLEESYKKVGMEGGGLGAPLAAYRQGQAAPPAAAMQQHAVGHHGAVTAAYHMTAAGVPQLSHSAVGGYCNGNLGNMSELPPYQDTMRNSASGPGWYGANPDPRFPAITRFMGPASGMNMSGMGGLGSLGDVSKNMAPLPSAPRRKRRVLFSQAQVYELERRFKQQKYLSAPEREHLASMIHLTPTQVKIWFQNHRYKMKRQAKDKAAQQQLQQDSGGGGGGAGCPQQQQAQQQSPRRVAVPVLVKDGKPCQAGAPAPGAGSLQGHAQQQAQQQAQAAQAAAAAISVGSGGPGLGAHPGHQPGSAGQSPDLAHHAASPAALQGQVSSLSHLNSSGSDYGTMSCSTLLYGRTW, via the exons GACTCCGTTCTCAGTGTCTGACATCTTGAGTCCCCTGGAGGAAAGCTACAAGAAAGTGGGCATGGAGGGCGGCGGCCTCGGGGCTCCGCTGGCGGCTTACAGGCAGGGCCAGGCGGCTCCGCCGGCCGCGGCCATGCAGCAGCACGCCGTGGGGCACCACGGCGCCGTCACCGCCGCCTACCACATGACGGCGGCAGGGGTGCCCCAGCTCTCGCACTCCGCCGTGGGGGGCTACTGCAACGGCAACCTGGGCAACATGAGTGAGCTGCCGCCGTACCAGGACACCATGCGGAACAGCGCCTCGGGCCCCGGATGGTACGGCGCCAACCCAGACCCGCGCTTCCCCGCCA TCACCCGCTTCATGGGCCCGGCGAGCGGCATGAACATGAGCGGCATGGGCGGCCTGGGCTCGCTGGGGGACGTGAGCAAGAACATGGCCCCGCTGCCAAGCGCACCACGCCGGAAGCGCCGGGTGCTCTTCTCCCAGGCTCAGGTGTACGAGCTGGAGCGACGCTTCAAGCAACAGAAGTACCTGTCGGCGCCCGAGCGGGAGCACCTGGCCAGCATGATCCACCTGACACCCACGCAGGTCAAGATCTGGTTCCAGAACCACCGCTACAAGATGAAGCGCCAAGCCAAGGACAAGGCGGCACAGCAGCAACTACAGCAGgacagcggcggcggcggcgggggcgccgGGTGCCCGCAGCAGCAGCAAGCGCAGCAGCAGTCGCCGCGCCGCGTGGCAGTGCCGGTCCTGGTGAAAGACGGCAAACCCTGCCAGGCAGGAGCCCCCGCACCTGGTGCCGGCAGCCTTCAAGGCCACGCGCAACAGCAGGCGCAGCAGCAGGCGCAGGCTGCTCAGGCGGCCGCGGCGGCTATCTCAGTGGGCAGCGGTGGCCCTGGCCTGGGTGCACACCCGGGCCACCAGCCGGGCAGCGCAGGCCAGTCTCCGGACCTGGCACACCACGCCGCCAGCCCCGCGGCGCTTCAGGGCCAGGTCTCCAGCCTGTCCCACCTGAACTCCTCGGGCTCGGACTATGGCACCATGTCTTGCTCCACCTTGCTATATGGTCGGACCTGGTGA
- the NKX2-1 gene encoding homeobox protein Nkx-2.1 isoform X1, giving the protein MWSGGSGKARGWEAAAGGRSSPSRLSRRRIMSMSPKHTTPFSVSDILSPLEESYKKVGMEGGGLGAPLAAYRQGQAAPPAAAMQQHAVGHHGAVTAAYHMTAAGVPQLSHSAVGGYCNGNLGNMSELPPYQDTMRNSASGPGWYGANPDPRFPAITRFMGPASGMNMSGMGGLGSLGDVSKNMAPLPSAPRRKRRVLFSQAQVYELERRFKQQKYLSAPEREHLASMIHLTPTQVKIWFQNHRYKMKRQAKDKAAQQQLQQDSGGGGGGAGCPQQQQAQQQSPRRVAVPVLVKDGKPCQAGAPAPGAGSLQGHAQQQAQQQAQAAQAAAAAISVGSGGPGLGAHPGHQPGSAGQSPDLAHHAASPAALQGQVSSLSHLNSSGSDYGTMSCSTLLYGRTW; this is encoded by the exons GACTCCGTTCTCAGTGTCTGACATCTTGAGTCCCCTGGAGGAAAGCTACAAGAAAGTGGGCATGGAGGGCGGCGGCCTCGGGGCTCCGCTGGCGGCTTACAGGCAGGGCCAGGCGGCTCCGCCGGCCGCGGCCATGCAGCAGCACGCCGTGGGGCACCACGGCGCCGTCACCGCCGCCTACCACATGACGGCGGCAGGGGTGCCCCAGCTCTCGCACTCCGCCGTGGGGGGCTACTGCAACGGCAACCTGGGCAACATGAGTGAGCTGCCGCCGTACCAGGACACCATGCGGAACAGCGCCTCGGGCCCCGGATGGTACGGCGCCAACCCAGACCCGCGCTTCCCCGCCA TCACCCGCTTCATGGGCCCGGCGAGCGGCATGAACATGAGCGGCATGGGCGGCCTGGGCTCGCTGGGGGACGTGAGCAAGAACATGGCCCCGCTGCCAAGCGCACCACGCCGGAAGCGCCGGGTGCTCTTCTCCCAGGCTCAGGTGTACGAGCTGGAGCGACGCTTCAAGCAACAGAAGTACCTGTCGGCGCCCGAGCGGGAGCACCTGGCCAGCATGATCCACCTGACACCCACGCAGGTCAAGATCTGGTTCCAGAACCACCGCTACAAGATGAAGCGCCAAGCCAAGGACAAGGCGGCACAGCAGCAACTACAGCAGgacagcggcggcggcggcgggggcgccgGGTGCCCGCAGCAGCAGCAAGCGCAGCAGCAGTCGCCGCGCCGCGTGGCAGTGCCGGTCCTGGTGAAAGACGGCAAACCCTGCCAGGCAGGAGCCCCCGCACCTGGTGCCGGCAGCCTTCAAGGCCACGCGCAACAGCAGGCGCAGCAGCAGGCGCAGGCTGCTCAGGCGGCCGCGGCGGCTATCTCAGTGGGCAGCGGTGGCCCTGGCCTGGGTGCACACCCGGGCCACCAGCCGGGCAGCGCAGGCCAGTCTCCGGACCTGGCACACCACGCCGCCAGCCCCGCGGCGCTTCAGGGCCAGGTCTCCAGCCTGTCCCACCTGAACTCCTCGGGCTCGGACTATGGCACCATGTCTTGCTCCACCTTGCTATATGGTCGGACCTGGTGA